TAGTTCGGCACCAGGATGCGGCACGCCTTCGCGCCGATATGCTCGTAGACCGCCATGTACACTTCCTTGCCCATGCCTTCGAGAATGCCGAACAAGGTCGCGGCTTCCTCGGCGTTCGAGTTTTCACCCTGGCCGGAGAAGTCCCATTCCACGAATTCGTAATCCGACTTGGCACTGAAGAATCGCCACGACACCACGCCGCTGGAGTCGATAAAGTGCTCGACGAAGTTATTTGGCTCGGTCACCGCATGACCTTCAAAAGTCGGCTGGGGCAAGTCGTTGAGGCCTTCGAAACTACGGCCCTGCAGCAATTCGGTCAGGCTGCGTTCCAGCGCCACTTCCAGGCTCGGATGCGCGCCGAACGAGGCGAACACACCGCCGGTACGCGGGTTCATCAACGTGACGCACATCACAGGGAATTCACCGCCCAGGGACGCATCCTTCACCAACACGGGGAACCCCTGTGCTTCCAGCGCCTGAATACCGGCCAGTATCCCGGGGTACTTCGCCAGCACGTGGGCTGGCACATCCGGCAGTGCAAATTCACCTTCGATGATTTCGCGTTTTACCGCGCGCTCGAAGATCTCCGACAAACACTGCACCTGGGCTTCGGCCAGCGTATTACCGGCACTCATGCCGTTGCTCAGGAACAGGTTTTCAATCAGGTTGGACGGGAAATACACCACCTCGCCGTCCGACTGGCGCACGTACGGCAGCGAGCAGATGCCGCGCTCTTCATTGCCCGAGTTGGTATCGATCAGATGGGAGCCACGCAACTCGCCGTCGCGGTTGTAAATCTTCAGGCAGTACTCGTCGAGAATTTCAGTTGGCAGCTCATCTTTTCGGCCAGGCTTGAACCAGCGTTCGTCCGGGTAGTGCACAAACGCCGCGTTGGCGATGTCTTCGCCCCAGAACTGGTCGTTGTAGAAGAAGTTGCAGTTGAGTCGCTCGATAAACTCGCCCAACGCAGACGCCAACGCGCCTTCCTTGGTCGCACCCTTGCCGTTGGTAAAGCACATCGGCGAGTGCGCATCGCGGATATGCAGCGACCACACATTGGGCACGATATTGCGCCAGGAGGCGATTTCAATCTTCATGCCCAGGTCCGCCAGAATGGCTGACATATTGGCGATGGTTTGCTCCAGCGGCAGATCCTTGCCCACGATGTAAGTGCTCGCGTCTGAACCAGACGCAGGCATTAGCAACGCCTGGGCATCGGCGTCGAGGTTTTCGACCTCTTCGATCACAAACTCAGGCCCGGCTTGCACCACTTTTTTCACGGTGCAACGGTCGATGGAACGCAGGATGCCTTGACGGTCCTTGTCGGAGATGTCCGCCGGCAACTCGACCTGGATCTTGAAAATCTGGTTGTAGCGGTTTTCCGGATCAACAATATTGTTCTGCGACAGGCGGATATTATCGGTGGGAATGCTGCGAGTGTCGCAGTACAACTTCACGAAATAAGCCGCACACAACGCCGACGAAGCCAGAAAGTAATCGAACGGACCTGGTGCCGAGCCATCGCCCTTGTAGCGGATAGGTTGATCGGCCACCACCGTGAAGTCATCGAACTTGGCTTCAAGCCGAAGGTTGTCGAGAAAGTTGACCTTGATTTCCATGGGGGATTACCAGAATAACGGGCTAGACGATTTGGCCGCCATTATCCGGTATTTCAGCCGTAAGTCTTGCGGGCATCTTATTTATGTCCACACCGGCGATGGATGGGTCAGTCGAGTATCAGATGCGGCAAGAACCGGCTCGAATCCTTGGTGATCAAGCTGTTGTCTTCCCGCACGCCAATACCGGCCGCCTGATCGCCAATCACCCATGAACCCACCAGCGTAAAGCTGTCGCCAAACTTCGGCAGCGGGGCGAACTCCTGAAGGATAAATGGCGCGTCGGTGTAGGGGCCGTCCTCTTTAACGATCAGCCCGTCAGCGGTTTGCAGCTCGATGTTGGCGCCTTCTCGAGAAAAGAACGGTTTGCGCACCCAGCCTTTGGGCACCGCTTTGCCCGGGTCAGCATCCAGATGTGCCGCGAGCAGGTTCGGGTGACCTTTGTTGAACTCCCACAGCAGCGGCAGGATGCCCTTGTTGGAGATGATCGATTTCCAGGCTGGTTCGAAAAACTGTGTATCGCTCTGGGCAATCGCTGCACCAAAGGGCTCGTGGAAGATGAACTCCCAGGCATGCAGCTTGAACAGGTGAGGGATCCAGCGATCTTCGAGGTCGACGAAGCGTCCATCACTGGTGAGACCGATGTCCTCGATATCGATGTGCCGTGATTCGATGCCGACCTTTTCCGCAACCAGGCGCAGGTAATCGGTGGTGCCCTTGTCTTCGACCGAGTCTTTCATCGAGGCGAAATAGAAGGGCTGTTTGAGCTGCAGTTGGGCAAAGGCCTGATGCAGCTTGGTGTCGATGCTGTTGAACTGGTCGGCATGCTTGGGCAGCAAGCCGCGTTCGATGCATTGCTCCAGCCAGCCCCACTGAAACGCAGCGGCCTCATACAGGCTGGTCGGCGTGTCGTAGTTGAGTTCCAGCAA
This genomic stretch from Pseudomonas wuhanensis harbors:
- a CDS encoding OsmC domain/YcaO domain-containing protein, whose product is MEIKVNFLDNLRLEAKFDDFTVVADQPIRYKGDGSAPGPFDYFLASSALCAAYFVKLYCDTRSIPTDNIRLSQNNIVDPENRYNQIFKIQVELPADISDKDRQGILRSIDRCTVKKVVQAGPEFVIEEVENLDADAQALLMPASGSDASTYIVGKDLPLEQTIANMSAILADLGMKIEIASWRNIVPNVWSLHIRDAHSPMCFTNGKGATKEGALASALGEFIERLNCNFFYNDQFWGEDIANAAFVHYPDERWFKPGRKDELPTEILDEYCLKIYNRDGELRGSHLIDTNSGNEERGICSLPYVRQSDGEVVYFPSNLIENLFLSNGMSAGNTLAEAQVQCLSEIFERAVKREIIEGEFALPDVPAHVLAKYPGILAGIQALEAQGFPVLVKDASLGGEFPVMCVTLMNPRTGGVFASFGAHPSLEVALERSLTELLQGRSFEGLNDLPQPTFEGHAVTEPNNFVEHFIDSSGVVSWRFFSAKSDYEFVEWDFSGQGENSNAEEAATLFGILEGMGKEVYMAVYEHIGAKACRILVPNYSEIYPADDLIWDNTNKALFFRTDILNLHRLDEDELQALVERLVESELDDYTDITTLIGIEFDDNTAWGQLTILELKLLIYLALQQFEEAKEAVEMFLQYNDNTVERGLFYQAVNVVLEMKLDEDLELEDYEANFRRMFGNERTDAAIGSVDGSVRFHGLTPTSMKLEGLDRHLRLIDSYKKLHSARANVTPLFS
- a CDS encoding glutathionylspermidine synthase family protein — its product is MKKILCAERHDWKQTAESLGFLFHTIDDEPYWDESAYYQFTLKQIENDLEDPTTEIHEMCMDLVARVVQSEELLERLSIPAPFYDMVRTSWLEGHPHLYGRMDFSYNGSGPAKLLELNYDTPTSLYEAAAFQWGWLEQCIERGLLPKHADQFNSIDTKLHQAFAQLQLKQPFYFASMKDSVEDKGTTDYLRLVAEKVGIESRHIDIEDIGLTSDGRFVDLEDRWIPHLFKLHAWEFIFHEPFGAAIAQSDTQFFEPAWKSIISNKGILPLLWEFNKGHPNLLAAHLDADPGKAVPKGWVRKPFFSREGANIELQTADGLIVKEDGPYTDAPFILQEFAPLPKFGDSFTLVGSWVIGDQAAGIGVREDNSLITKDSSRFLPHLILD